In Prunus dulcis chromosome 2, ALMONDv2, whole genome shotgun sequence, a single genomic region encodes these proteins:
- the LOC117619172 gene encoding cell division cycle 20.2, cofactor of APC complex-like, whose translation MDAGSMSSSSILKSDSRCPLREQFLQKRNSRENLDRFIPNRSAMDFDFAHFMLTEGRKGKENPAMVSSPSREAYRKQLAEAMNMNRTRILAFKNKPPAPVELFPREFSSLPQDKPAKPRRHIPQTSERTLDAPDLVDDYYLNLLDWGSCNVLAIALANTVYLWDATNGSTSELATFEDEVGPVTSVSWAPDGRHIAIGLDNSEVQLWDSTANKQLRTLRGCHRSRVGSLAWNNHILTTGGMDGCIVNNDVRVRSHIVETYRGHEQEVCGLKWSGSGQQLASGGNDNLLHIWDRSVASSNSPTQWLHRLEDHTAAVKALAWCPFQGNLLASGGGGGDRCIKFWNTHTGACLNSVDTGSQVCALLWNKNERELLSSHGFTQNQLTLWKYPSMAKIAELTGHTSRVLYMAQSPDGCTVASAAGDETLRFWNVFGVPEVAKPAPKSNPEPFAHLNRIR comes from the exons ATGGATGCAGGATCAATGAGTTCTTCTTCTATCTTGAAGTCAGATTCTAGGTGCCCTCTTCGAGAACAGTTTCTTCAGAAAAGGAATTCTAGGGAAAAT CTGGACAGGTTCATCCCCAATAGATCAGCGATGGATTTTGATTTCGCGCACTTCATGCTGACTGAAGGTAGGAAAGGTAAGGAAAACCCAGCTATGGTATCTTCTCCATCTAGAGAGGCCTATCGGAAGCAGTTGGCTGAGGCCATGAACATGAACCGGACGCGAATCCTTGCTTTCAAGAACAAGCCTCCGGCCCCTGTAGAGCTCTTCCCACGCGAGTTCTCTTCTTTACCACAAGATAAACCAGCAAAGCCCCGAAGGCACATTCCTCAA ACTTCAGAGAGGACATTGGATGCTCCTGACCTTGTGGATGATTACTACCTGAATTTGTTGGATTGGGGAAGCTGCAATGTTCTCGCGATAGCTCTTGCAAACACAGTTTATTTGTGGGATGCTACCAATGGTTCTACTTCGGAGCTTGCCACGTTTGAGGATGAAGTCGGACCTGTTACCAGTGTCAGCTGGGCGCCTGATGGACGCCACATTGCCATTGGACTGGACAATTCTGAAGTACAGTTGTGGGATTCGACTGCTAATAAGCag cTGAGAACTTTGAGAGGTTGCCACAGATCGCGAGTAGGCTCATTGGCATGGAACAATCACATTCTTACAACCGGAGGAATGGATGGCTGTATCGTTAATAATGATGTAAGAGTTAGATCACACATTGTTGAGACATACAGAGGACATGAACAAGAGGTTTGTGGGCTTAAATGGTCAGGCTCAGGCCAGCAATTAGCTAGTGGAGGAAATGATAACCTCCTCCATATATGGGACAGATCAGTGGCATCTTCTAATTCACCGACTCAGTGGCTTCACAGGCTTGAAGACCATACAGCTGCTGTGAAAGCCCTTGCTTGGTGTCCTTTCCAGGGCAACTTATTAGCTTCTGGTGGAGGTGGGGGTGATCGGTGCATAAAGTTTTGGAACACCCACACAGGTGCATGCCTGAACTCAGTCGACACTGGCTCTCAGGTTTGTGCTTTGCTGTGGAACAAGAATGAAAGAGAGCTGCTTAGTTCACATGGATTTACCCAAAATCAGCTTACTCTTTGGAAGTACCCCTCAATGGCTAAAATTGCAGAACTCACTGGCCATACTTCTAGAGTTCTTTATATGGCTCAG AGCCCAGATGGTTGCACAGTGGCATCAGCAGCTGGTGATGAAACACTGAGATTCTGGAATGTGTTTGGGGTCCCTGAGGTGGCTAAACCAGCTCCCAAATCTAACCCTGAGCCTTTTGCTCATTTGAATCGGATCCGCTGA
- the LOC117619175 gene encoding gluconokinase, producing the protein MASVHGGMAVVIMGVSGAGKSTIGEMLAKETNSNFIDADDFHPQSNKEKMRKGIPLSEEDRMPWLETLRNALREKLVDGGTVILGCSALQKRYREVLRSADPNYEPGSRVSLVKFVLLDAQAEVLAARLEKRIAEGKHFMSPALLQSQLGLLQIDDSEGILKVDATLSPQDIVNTIQRLIFSLRLKI; encoded by the exons ATGGCTTCAGTTCACGGAG GGATGGCTGTTGTGATTATGGGTGTCAGTGGTGCTGGGAAATC GACGATAGGTGAGATGCTGGCAAAAGAGACAAACTCTAACTTTATAGATGCCGATGATTTCCATCCACAATCAAACAAAG AAAAGATGCGTAAAGGGATACCCCTTTCAGAGGAAGACCGGATGCCTTGGCTTGAAACACTTCGAAATGCCTTAAGAGAAAAGTTGGTTGATGGAGGAACTGTAATTCTTGGGTGTTCAGCTCTGCAGAAGCGATACAGAGAAGTTCTACGATCTGCCGACCCTAATTATGAACCTGGAAGTCGTGTCAGTCTGGTGAAGTTCGTCCTGTTGGATGCACAGGCAGAGGTGCTGGCTGCTAGATTAGAGAAAAGAATCGCAGAAGGGAAGCATTTCATGTCGCCTGCACTTTTGCAGTCTCAGTTGGGCTTGCTTCAGATTGATGATTCTGAAGGGATACTTAAAGTTGATGCCACTTTAAGTCCTCAAGACATAGTAAATACCATTCAAAGATTGATTTTCAGCTTAAGACTTAAGATTTAA
- the LOC117619174 gene encoding altered inheritance rate of mitochondria protein 25: protein MNWTRFSTKVYKATAADSKCGSSFCYTRKPHQKAIHDTQRGSLPATSWPQDGVGAATTAATDFRDFEQRFIVARNVIWRFKGNSMWSKQSPVSLSRQFGHKAGTGRDPDLTRDFLVQLWVADRKTEHSKRKRRGKAVKYRKETPYHYSSYGWYPDAFFNAADPSGQPPLSQSISGFLKPESPEEVQVMPLLARSNMLITRDIEWANLVLGFEQENRYGIVDVCYPESPVGLIREQSHVITRQLLRLRRPFVAYITDAMGNELFRVRRPFWWITSSIYAEINGKEVGVVHRRWHLWKRVYDLYLGDKQFAVVENPGFWNWTFTLKDIDGEVLAQIDRDWRGFGFEIFTDAGQYVIRFGSSDPSSKTGAASLIEELEVRRPLTLLERAVTVALAISLDNDYFSRHGGWGLPFVEVGE, encoded by the exons ATGAATTGGACAAGGTTTTCCACCAAGGTTTACAAAGCTACTGCAGCAGATTCCAAATGCGGTTCGTCATTCTGTTATACTCGAAAACCCCATCAGAAAGCTATTCACGACACTCAAAGAGGAAGTCTACCGGCAACTTCATGGCCTCAGGATGGAGTTGGTGCTGCTACTACTGCGGCTACAGATTTTCGAGATTTTGAACAGAGGTTCATTGTTGCAAGAAATGTCATTTGGAGGTTTAAAGGAAATTCCATGTGGTCTAAACAGAGCCCGGTATCTTTGTCTCGTCAATTTGGACACAAGGCTGGTACTGGTCGTGATCCTGACTTGACTAGGGACTTCCTTGTACAGCTCTGGGTTGCAGATAGGAAAACGGAACActccaaaagaaagagaagagggaaAGCTGTTAAGTATAGAAAAGAAACACCATACCACTATTCATCCTATGGATGGTATCCGGATGCATTTTTCAATGCAGCAGACCCTTCTGGCCAACCACCTCTAAGCCAATCCATCTCGGGATTTCTGAAACCAGAATCTCCAGAAGAG GTCCAGGTGATGCCTCTTCTTGCTAGATCAAATATGCTGATTACGAGGGATATAGAGTGGGCAAATCTTGTACTTGGCTTTGAGCAG GAAAACCGGTATGGAATAGTAGATGTGTGCTACCCAGAGTCG CCTGTGGGTTTGATTCGTGAGCAGAGCCATGTTATTACTAGACAG TTGCTTCGCCTGAGGCGCCCTTTTGTTGCTTATATAACTGATGCCATGGGTAATGAGCTCTTTAGG GTTCGCAGGCCTTTTTGGTGGATAACCAGCTCAATTTATGCAGAGATCAATGGCAAG GAAGTTGGTGTGGTTCACAGACGATGGCATCTTTGGAAGAGGGTGTATGATTTGTACCTGGG GGATAAGCAGTTTGCAGTTGTTGAAAACCCTGGCTTCTGGAATTGGACTTTTACTTTGAAGGACATTGATGGTGAAGTTTTGGCTCAGATAGATCGTGACTGGAGGGGTTTTGGCTTTgag ATTTTTACTGATGCGGGGCAATATGTGATCCGTTTCGGGAGTTCTGATCCCAGCTCCAAGACCGGTGCTGCTAGCTTG ATTGAAGAGTTGGAAGTCAGACGTCCACTGACTCTGTTGGAGAGAGCTGTAACTGTTGCTCTGGCTATATCGTTGGACAATGACTATTTCTCAAGACATGGTGGATG GGGATTACCTTTTGTTGAAGTAGGAGAGTAG